In Nocardia sp. NBC_00403, one DNA window encodes the following:
- a CDS encoding saccharopine dehydrogenase family protein, whose product MADTREFDLTLFGATGFVGKLTAEYLAGAAPESARIALAGRSLDKLTKVRDELGPAAAGWELVVADSTDQAALDALAARTTVVVTTVGPYLRYGLPLVAACAKAGTHYADLTGEPLFIRDAIDQFHDQAATTGAKIVNSCGYDSIPSDISVYQLYKRSVADNTGELEETTLVAWLKGGASGGTIDSGRAMMEAIAEDPSKGRVLSHPYSLSPDKSMDPDVGRQSDQALQRASSIDPSLDGWVATFIMGSHNTKIVRRTNGLLGWVYGKNFRYREVMSAGKSPVAPLVAAGMAGGIVATMAAGAVLSRVAMGRKLLDRVLPKPGTGPSEKARTSGWFTMKTFARTSSGAKYVATFAGSGDPGYQATAVMLGEAGLCLAFDGDKQPELAGILTPAAAMGDALTDRLRAAGITIEVDRT is encoded by the coding sequence ATGGCAGACACACGAGAATTCGACCTCACGCTATTCGGCGCAACAGGTTTCGTCGGCAAGCTCACCGCGGAGTACCTGGCAGGCGCCGCGCCCGAGTCGGCGCGCATCGCGCTGGCCGGGCGATCGCTGGACAAGCTGACGAAGGTGCGCGACGAACTCGGCCCTGCCGCCGCGGGCTGGGAACTGGTCGTGGCCGATTCCACCGATCAAGCCGCGCTCGATGCGCTGGCCGCGCGGACCACCGTCGTGGTCACCACCGTCGGCCCGTACCTGCGCTACGGCCTGCCACTGGTGGCCGCCTGCGCGAAGGCAGGTACTCACTATGCCGACCTCACCGGCGAGCCGCTGTTCATCAGGGATGCGATCGACCAGTTCCACGACCAGGCCGCAACCACCGGCGCGAAGATCGTGAATTCCTGCGGCTACGACTCGATTCCGTCGGACATCAGCGTGTACCAGCTCTACAAGCGTTCGGTCGCCGACAACACCGGCGAACTGGAGGAGACCACGCTCGTCGCCTGGCTCAAGGGCGGCGCGAGCGGCGGCACCATCGACTCCGGCCGCGCGATGATGGAAGCCATCGCCGAAGACCCGTCCAAGGGTCGAGTGCTGTCGCACCCGTACTCGCTGAGCCCCGACAAGTCGATGGATCCCGATGTGGGCCGCCAGTCCGATCAGGCCCTGCAGCGGGCAAGCAGCATCGACCCGAGCCTGGACGGGTGGGTCGCGACCTTCATCATGGGCTCGCACAACACCAAGATCGTCCGCCGTACCAACGGCCTGCTCGGCTGGGTGTACGGCAAGAACTTCCGCTACCGCGAGGTGATGAGCGCAGGTAAATCTCCGGTCGCTCCGCTGGTTGCGGCGGGCATGGCGGGCGGCATCGTGGCCACCATGGCGGCGGGCGCGGTGCTGTCGCGAGTCGCGATGGGCCGCAAGCTGCTGGACCGGGTGCTGCCGAAGCCCGGCACCGGGCCGAGTGAAAAGGCCCGCACCAGTGGCTGGTTCACCATGAAGACCTTCGCGCGTACCTCCTCGGGAGCCAAGTACGTCGCGACCTTCGCAGGCAGCGGCGACCCGGGCTACCAGGCGACCGCGGTGATGCTCGGCGAAGCAGGCCTGTGCCTGGCCTTCGACGGCGACAAGCAGCCCGAACTGGCAGGCATCCTCACCCCCGCGGCGGCCATGGGTGACGCACTGACCGACCGGCTGCGCGCGGCGGGAATCACCATCGAGGTCGACCGAACCTGA
- the purU gene encoding formyltetrahydrofolate deformylase has product MSSAPSALDDRRFVLSLGCPDRPGIIARITSFIAEFGGSIVEAGYHSDVDSGWFFTRQAIKASTVPFGIAELRDRFAGVAAELGPETEWQLLDSGERRRAVLLVSKDGHCLHDLLGRAASGELPATIEAVIGNHPDLAGMTEAHGVKFHYVPFPKDPAERGPAFEEVRALVDAHDPHAVVLARFMQVLPPELTEHWAGRAINIHHSFLPSFVGARPYHQAFARGVKLIGATCHYVTAELDAGPIIEQDVIRIDHADEVRDMVRQGRDIERVVLARGLRWHLEARVLVHGRRTVVFN; this is encoded by the coding sequence ATGAGTTCCGCTCCATCCGCTCTCGACGACCGTCGTTTCGTGCTCAGCCTCGGCTGCCCGGACCGCCCGGGCATCATTGCTCGAATCACCTCGTTCATCGCCGAGTTCGGCGGGTCGATCGTGGAGGCCGGCTACCACTCCGACGTCGACAGTGGGTGGTTCTTCACCCGGCAGGCGATCAAGGCTTCGACGGTGCCGTTCGGGATCGCCGAACTACGGGACCGGTTCGCGGGAGTGGCCGCGGAGCTGGGGCCGGAGACGGAATGGCAGCTCCTCGATTCCGGGGAGCGGCGGCGCGCGGTGCTGCTGGTCAGCAAGGACGGACACTGCCTGCACGACCTGCTCGGACGCGCCGCCAGCGGTGAGCTGCCCGCCACCATCGAGGCGGTGATCGGCAACCATCCCGACCTCGCAGGCATGACCGAGGCGCACGGCGTGAAGTTCCACTACGTGCCGTTCCCGAAGGACCCGGCCGAACGCGGCCCCGCATTCGAGGAAGTGCGTGCGCTCGTCGACGCCCACGACCCACACGCGGTGGTGCTCGCCAGGTTCATGCAGGTGCTTCCGCCCGAGCTCACCGAGCACTGGGCAGGCCGGGCAATCAATATCCACCACAGCTTCCTGCCGTCGTTCGTCGGCGCCCGCCCCTACCACCAGGCCTTCGCCCGCGGCGTCAAACTGATCGGCGCCACCTGCCACTACGTCACAGCAGAACTGGACGCAGGCCCGATCATCGAACAGGACGTCATCCGCATCGACCACGCCGACGAGGTCCGCGACATGGTCCGCCAGGGCCGCGACATCGAACGCGTAGTCCTGGCCCGCGGCCTCCGCTGGCACCTGGAAGCCCGAGTCCTGGTCCACGGCCGCCGCACAGTCGTCTTCAACTGA
- a CDS encoding heparin-binding hemagglutinin, which produces MTEKNQTTKPLFATVGAGDAVYAAVLDAVTQVRERAATADVTGRVEEARERFANVPADVQAQFETLRERLSGLPSELPEDLAELREKFTPEELRTLAEKYYAKVLDLYADLAVRGEETVERLRANHLVEDQIERVESLYTDAVSRAEDVLGKVNDLLGRPAKDEVEVEVEVEVVAEPVVEAEVLTVTTETAPAAAEEPVAAKAPAKKAPAKKAPAKKAAPKKV; this is translated from the coding sequence ATGACCGAGAAGAACCAGACCACCAAGCCACTGTTCGCCACCGTCGGCGCAGGCGACGCGGTCTACGCCGCGGTGCTCGACGCTGTCACTCAGGTGCGTGAGCGTGCCGCCACCGCCGATGTGACCGGCCGCGTCGAAGAGGCTCGTGAGCGCTTCGCAAACGTGCCCGCCGACGTGCAGGCTCAGTTCGAGACGCTGCGTGAGCGGTTGTCCGGGCTGCCTTCCGAACTGCCGGAGGACCTCGCCGAGCTCCGCGAGAAGTTCACTCCGGAGGAGCTGCGCACGCTCGCCGAGAAGTACTACGCCAAGGTCCTCGACCTGTACGCGGACCTGGCCGTTCGCGGCGAGGAGACCGTCGAGCGGCTGCGCGCCAACCACCTGGTCGAGGATCAGATCGAGCGCGTGGAATCCCTCTACACCGACGCGGTCAGCCGCGCGGAGGACGTGCTCGGCAAGGTCAACGACCTGCTCGGCCGTCCGGCCAAGGATGAGGTCGAGGTCGAGGTCGAGGTCGAGGTCGTCGCCGAGCCGGTCGTCGAGGCCGAGGTGCTGACGGTGACCACCGAGACCGCGCCCGCCGCGGCCGAGGAGCCCGTTGCCGCGAAGGCCCCCGCCAAGAAGGCTCCGGCCAAGAAGGCTCCGGCCAAGAAGGCTGCTCCCAAGAAGGTGTAA
- a CDS encoding LmeA family phospholipid-binding protein, translating into MSQKPPATVTSTRRTLVIALVVVVTLLIGALVAGEAYARHKFSRCISTQFEKDMGSKIDVGFGWRPMLLTLIDGKVSRVTVDSADSKFGPAVGMVVHARFKDLDVENAGQGGGTINSSSADVTWNNDGIRQTLGGLVSGVHSSSSSGMLTLDVLGGLAQLQVQPRVTNGVVQVDTMSAELLGMGLPTDLVQGIVDVFTQSLQSYPMGLKATDIKVTDDGITVKLEGGRTELETAPGEARC; encoded by the coding sequence ATGAGTCAGAAGCCTCCTGCCACCGTGACCTCCACCCGGCGCACCCTCGTGATTGCCCTGGTCGTGGTCGTGACGCTGCTCATCGGTGCGCTGGTCGCCGGCGAGGCCTACGCCAGGCACAAGTTCTCGCGGTGCATCAGCACGCAATTCGAGAAGGACATGGGCTCGAAGATCGACGTCGGCTTCGGCTGGCGGCCGATGCTGCTCACCTTGATCGACGGCAAGGTCTCCCGGGTGACGGTGGACAGCGCCGACTCCAAGTTCGGCCCGGCCGTCGGCATGGTGGTGCACGCCAGGTTCAAGGACCTCGATGTCGAGAACGCCGGACAGGGCGGCGGCACCATCAATAGTTCGTCGGCCGATGTCACCTGGAACAACGACGGTATCCGGCAGACGCTCGGCGGCCTGGTCAGCGGCGTGCACTCCTCCTCGAGCAGCGGCATGCTGACCCTCGACGTGCTCGGCGGGCTCGCCCAACTGCAGGTGCAGCCGCGGGTGACGAACGGGGTGGTGCAGGTGGACACCATGTCGGCGGAGCTGCTCGGCATGGGCCTGCCCACCGATCTGGTGCAGGGCATTGTCGATGTCTTCACCCAGAGCCTGCAGAGCTACCCGATGGGCCTGAAGGCGACCGACATCAAGGTGACCGACGACGGTATCACGGTAAAGCTGGAGGGCGGCCGCACCGAGCTCGAGACCGCCCCGGGCGAGGCCCGCTGCTGA
- a CDS encoding DUF2516 family protein, whose amino-acid sequence MGGVNVAQDLTGMILFVLRLVALGATIFALIHAIRQRPDAFTAVDKLTKPIWIAILAAALLFLLLSLTVTSLLALIAIIATGIYLADVRPKVDEIQRGPRW is encoded by the coding sequence ATGGGTGGGGTGAATGTGGCGCAAGATTTAACCGGCATGATCTTGTTCGTGCTGCGGCTGGTAGCACTCGGTGCGACGATCTTCGCGCTGATTCACGCCATTCGTCAGCGTCCGGACGCCTTCACTGCGGTGGACAAGCTGACCAAGCCGATCTGGATCGCGATCCTCGCCGCGGCGCTGTTGTTCCTGCTGCTTTCGCTGACGGTGACGAGTCTGCTTGCGCTCATTGCGATCATTGCGACCGGCATCTACCTGGCCGATGTGCGGCCGAAGGTGGACGAGATTCAGCGCGGTCCGCGCTGGTAG
- a CDS encoding helix-turn-helix domain-containing protein, with protein MADQPEVSAEYTDSSAEQSAGVGEKAARVVNAAHDIGGFIRAQREAAQVSLRQLATLAGVSNPYLSQIERGLRNPSAEVLTQIAKALRVSSEVLYVRAGYLEQRPHSPIRDALLADTSISERQKQVLLDIYESFRRENGGNESGGDQWDSEVPLTTTDTPPRQENEE; from the coding sequence ATGGCAGACCAGCCCGAGGTTTCCGCCGAGTACACCGACAGTTCGGCCGAGCAATCGGCAGGCGTCGGAGAAAAGGCGGCCCGCGTCGTGAACGCGGCGCACGACATCGGAGGGTTCATCAGGGCACAGCGAGAGGCTGCGCAAGTCTCGCTGCGTCAGCTCGCCACCCTTGCGGGAGTGAGCAATCCATACCTCAGTCAGATCGAGCGCGGATTGCGCAATCCGTCCGCCGAGGTACTCACGCAGATCGCCAAGGCACTGCGGGTGTCCTCGGAGGTGTTGTACGTACGGGCTGGCTATCTCGAGCAGCGGCCGCACAGTCCGATCCGGGATGCCCTGCTTGCCGATACGTCGATCAGCGAACGGCAAAAGCAGGTCCTGCTGGATATCTATGAATCGTTTCGCCGCGAAAACGGAGGGAACGAGTCAGGGGGGGATCAATGGGACAGCGAAGTTCCGCTTACGACAACCGACACTCCGCCACGCCAGGAGAACGAAGAATGA
- a CDS encoding TetR/AcrR family transcriptional regulator — translation MRTGRTDGRKRRWRQHKIDRREELVDGTLAAIRTRGSNAGMDEIAAEIGVSKTVLYRYFSDKNDLVHATMQRFIETTLMPRVYEAISLDADEYQLVRSALSAYVGTVDEDPEVYRFIMGNGSADQSSLAEFEKLFAEVVSVVITDRAGAKGIDTEGALLWSYVLVGGIQLATHWWTTNKSMSREQVVDYLTMMAWSAIEGMARANGSREVFNAQPHVLPTFDTDSGN, via the coding sequence GTGCGCACCGGCCGGACGGACGGCCGCAAGCGCCGATGGCGGCAGCACAAGATCGACCGGCGCGAAGAGCTGGTCGACGGCACCCTCGCGGCGATTCGCACCCGGGGCAGCAATGCCGGCATGGACGAAATCGCCGCCGAGATCGGTGTCTCCAAAACCGTGCTCTACCGGTACTTCTCCGATAAGAACGACCTGGTCCACGCCACCATGCAGCGGTTCATCGAAACCACGCTGATGCCGCGGGTCTACGAGGCGATCAGCCTCGATGCCGACGAGTACCAGCTGGTGCGCTCGGCCCTCTCGGCCTACGTCGGCACCGTCGACGAGGACCCCGAGGTCTACCGCTTCATCATGGGCAACGGCTCGGCCGACCAGTCCTCGCTCGCGGAGTTCGAGAAGCTCTTCGCGGAGGTCGTCTCCGTGGTCATCACCGACCGCGCCGGCGCGAAGGGTATCGACACCGAAGGCGCCCTGCTGTGGTCCTACGTGCTGGTCGGCGGCATCCAGCTGGCCACGCACTGGTGGACGACCAACAAGTCGATGTCCCGCGAACAGGTCGTCGACTACCTCACGATGATGGCCTGGAGCGCCATCGAGGGAATGGCGCGGGCCAACGGGTCGCGCGAGGTTTTCAACGCGCAGCCGCATGTGCTGCCGACCTTCGATACCGACTCGGGAAACTGA
- a CDS encoding ABC1 kinase family protein, whose product MAKQVPTSRLARGTKLGAVAASSVIRTQRTRLSMRGRSDAVRAKMAEESMIRTTEQVVMVLGTMKGVAMKLGQMMSVLDLDLVPEDHRERFQKRLAVLRDAAPTVSFESMRRVIEEDFGQPLDRVFAEFESTPIAAASIGQVYRGTLHDGRQVAVKVQYPGIDVAVRADLKNLAMFRRVLQSAMPWVTPAVLDELRLNMESELDYQAEANTQLQIAEVYAGHPFIRVPRSMPELSTTRVLVSEYVAGMGFDAIRRLPDTERNRIAEIIYRFYVGSLFTFNEFCGDPHPGNVLLATDGKVAFLDFGLFNRMDPEHVRFETICLRAAAEDRAEDLRQLMIERGVIDSPEEIGAEECLEYVLAASEWCLIDEELTITPELASGAFLLAVDPRASEFAGMKQQNLPPEHLFSRRADFLTFGMLGQLECTANWHRISREWIYDEPPVTELGQIHHQWLAEHPPVPPKKPRARAKKPIRDKA is encoded by the coding sequence ATGGCGAAGCAAGTGCCGACTTCCCGGCTTGCTCGTGGCACCAAGCTGGGTGCGGTCGCAGCCAGCTCGGTCATCCGGACGCAGCGCACGCGGCTATCGATGCGAGGAAGGTCCGACGCCGTGCGGGCCAAAATGGCCGAAGAGTCGATGATCCGCACTACCGAACAGGTGGTCATGGTCCTGGGGACCATGAAGGGCGTGGCCATGAAACTGGGCCAGATGATGTCCGTGCTCGATCTCGACCTGGTGCCCGAAGACCACCGGGAACGCTTCCAGAAGCGCCTCGCCGTGCTACGCGATGCCGCACCGACGGTGTCTTTCGAATCGATGCGCCGGGTGATCGAGGAAGACTTCGGGCAACCGCTCGATCGGGTGTTCGCCGAATTCGAATCGACGCCGATCGCGGCGGCCTCCATCGGCCAGGTCTATCGCGGCACCCTGCACGACGGTCGGCAGGTTGCGGTGAAAGTGCAGTACCCCGGCATCGACGTGGCGGTGCGCGCGGACCTGAAGAACCTGGCCATGTTCCGGCGGGTACTGCAATCGGCGATGCCGTGGGTGACCCCGGCCGTGCTCGACGAACTGCGGCTGAACATGGAGAGCGAACTCGACTATCAGGCCGAAGCCAACACCCAGCTGCAGATTGCCGAGGTCTATGCAGGCCACCCGTTCATCCGGGTGCCACGCTCGATGCCGGAACTCAGCACCACCCGGGTCCTGGTCAGCGAATACGTGGCGGGCATGGGCTTCGACGCCATCCGACGGCTGCCCGATACGGAGCGCAACCGGATCGCCGAGATCATCTACCGGTTCTACGTCGGCTCGCTGTTCACCTTCAACGAGTTCTGCGGCGACCCACATCCGGGCAACGTGCTGCTCGCTACCGACGGCAAAGTCGCGTTCCTGGATTTCGGCCTGTTCAACCGGATGGATCCGGAGCACGTGCGCTTCGAGACGATCTGCCTGCGCGCGGCGGCCGAGGATCGCGCCGAAGACCTGCGGCAGTTGATGATCGAACGCGGCGTCATCGACTCGCCCGAGGAGATCGGCGCGGAGGAATGTCTGGAATATGTACTCGCCGCGTCGGAATGGTGCCTGATCGACGAAGAGCTGACGATCACACCCGAACTGGCCAGCGGCGCGTTCCTGCTCGCCGTCGACCCGAGGGCCAGCGAGTTCGCCGGGATGAAGCAGCAGAACCTGCCGCCGGAGCACCTTTTCTCGCGCCGCGCCGACTTCCTGACCTTCGGCATGCTCGGGCAGCTCGAATGCACCGCGAACTGGCATCGCATTTCCCGCGAGTGGATCTACGACGAACCACCGGTCACCGAACTCGGACAGATTCATCACCAATGGCTCGCCGAGCACCCGCCGGTTCCGCCGAAAAAGCCTCGGGCCCGGGCGAAGAAGCCCATACGGGACAAGGCATAA
- a CDS encoding DUF445 domain-containing protein, translating to MEKAPGNIAVLDTRTQPAAAAPSTFAAFVDEEGKKRDLFRMKALATGLLAFATVIYLLCRWLESRGSGGDWVGYVRAASEAGMVGALADWFAVTALFRHPLGLPIPHTAIIRKKKDQLGASLGSFVGSNFLAPDVVSAKVTSAQISWRVGRWMADSGHAARVAEESSTILRAVVGVLRDEDVEQIIDNTIVKRIAEPLWGPPIGRVLAELLADNRQLPLLDMLAERAHQWALGSQETIDRIVLRDAPQWAPKFVNILLSEKIYRELVEFTWKVRSNPEHEVRLAANRFLEEFADDLQHDDAMIKKAERIKAQVMGREEITGMAEATWRAAKRLILESADDPSSTLRRKVAENVQQLGERLRDDDEMRAKVDGWIDRGARYLVGNYAGEITTLVTDTVARWDAEEASKKIELQVGRDLQFIRINGTVVGSLAGLAIYTISQVLFHG from the coding sequence ATGGAGAAAGCTCCCGGCAACATCGCGGTTCTCGACACGCGCACCCAGCCTGCCGCAGCGGCACCCAGTACCTTCGCGGCCTTCGTGGACGAGGAAGGCAAGAAGCGCGACCTGTTCCGGATGAAGGCACTGGCTACCGGGCTGCTGGCCTTTGCGACGGTGATCTATCTGCTCTGCCGTTGGTTGGAATCACGCGGTTCGGGTGGCGACTGGGTCGGCTATGTGCGCGCGGCCTCGGAAGCGGGCATGGTCGGTGCGCTCGCCGATTGGTTCGCCGTGACCGCGCTGTTCCGGCATCCGCTCGGCTTGCCGATTCCGCACACCGCGATCATCCGGAAGAAAAAGGATCAGCTCGGCGCGAGTCTGGGTTCCTTCGTCGGTTCGAACTTTCTTGCTCCGGATGTGGTCTCGGCGAAGGTGACCTCGGCGCAGATCTCCTGGCGGGTCGGGCGCTGGATGGCGGACTCCGGCCATGCCGCGCGGGTGGCCGAGGAGAGTTCGACCATCCTGCGTGCGGTGGTCGGCGTGCTGCGTGACGAGGACGTCGAGCAGATCATCGACAACACGATCGTCAAGCGGATCGCGGAACCGCTGTGGGGTCCGCCGATCGGCAGGGTGCTTGCCGAACTGTTGGCCGACAATCGGCAGCTTCCGCTGCTCGACATGCTCGCCGAGCGTGCCCATCAGTGGGCGCTGGGCAGCCAGGAGACGATCGATCGGATTGTTTTGCGCGATGCTCCGCAATGGGCTCCGAAATTCGTAAACATTCTGCTTTCAGAAAAGATCTATCGGGAACTGGTCGAGTTCACCTGGAAGGTCCGTTCGAATCCCGAGCACGAGGTGCGCCTCGCGGCGAATCGGTTCCTCGAGGAATTCGCCGACGACCTGCAGCACGACGACGCGATGATCAAGAAGGCCGAGCGGATCAAGGCGCAGGTGATGGGGCGCGAGGAGATCACCGGCATGGCCGAGGCGACCTGGCGCGCTGCCAAGCGGCTGATCCTGGAATCAGCGGATGATCCCAGCAGTACGCTGCGTAGGAAGGTTGCCGAGAACGTGCAGCAGCTCGGTGAGCGGCTGCGTGACGACGACGAGATGCGCGCAAAAGTCGACGGCTGGATCGACAGGGGGGCGCGCTATCTGGTGGGAAACTATGCAGGAGAGATCACGACCCTGGTCACCGACACGGTTGCCAGGTGGGATGCCGAGGAAGCGAGCAAGAAGATCGAATTGCAGGTTGGGCGCGATCTGCAATTCATCCGCATCAACGGAACGGTGGTCGGATCGCTGGCAGGGCTTGCGATCTACACGATTTCGCAGGTGCTGTTCCACGGCTGA
- a CDS encoding GNAT family N-acetyltransferase, with protein sequence MLIRRERADDVTAIAAVHRSAFGPQYADGDARYTLADADIVEMTGEAADDGAGDPPEVDLVARLRSDEGWIPTLSLVAIEHDIVIGHVCLTRAAVGPFPVLALGPLGVDTEHQGSGVGAALVHAALGAADALDEPLVALLGSVDYYPQFGFVPAARLGITPDEPAWVSHFQVRPLTAYESQIVGEFHYAEPFYGV encoded by the coding sequence GTGCTGATCCGTCGCGAACGCGCCGATGATGTCACTGCCATCGCGGCGGTGCATCGCAGCGCTTTCGGACCGCAGTACGCCGACGGCGACGCGCGATACACCCTCGCCGACGCCGACATCGTGGAGATGACCGGCGAAGCCGCCGACGACGGCGCCGGCGACCCGCCCGAGGTCGATCTCGTCGCCCGCCTCCGCAGCGACGAAGGCTGGATCCCCACCCTGTCCTTGGTCGCCATCGAGCACGACATAGTCATCGGACATGTGTGCCTCACCCGCGCGGCTGTCGGCCCATTTCCGGTCCTCGCGCTCGGCCCGCTCGGCGTCGACACCGAACACCAGGGCAGCGGCGTCGGCGCGGCCCTCGTACACGCCGCCCTCGGCGCGGCGGATGCCCTCGACGAACCCCTCGTCGCCCTGCTCGGCAGTGTCGACTACTACCCCCAGTTCGGCTTCGTCCCCGCCGCCCGCCTCGGCATCACCCCGGACGAACCCGCCTGGGTCTCCCACTTCCAGGTCCGCCCCCTGACCGCATACGAATCGCAGATAGTCGGCGAATTCCATTACGCCGAACCGTTTTATGGTGTTTGA
- a CDS encoding alpha/beta fold hydrolase, whose product MRAMLPSALGNLPEHIRGLLDVHRANLRNRTYATAALNPPTVAHQVVPVTTADGAKLRVHAYGPADGQVIVLVHGWTCAIEYWNAQINAFAGEYRVITYDQRGHGESELGSSPLTTDLLADDLAAVLAATLRRGRKAVLVGHSLGGMTLQAWAGRYPERVAEQALAVLLTNTAPHGLVATTTVVPLFNRPLPLLKLRIPLPAFIGRLGLGTPILFPPLAPVRWVFARQIMTLAATDDEIAFSMAIVRSCPARVRAEFGILLAEMDLGESARNLVVPTTVLAGSLDDMTPPAHSELIAEMLSETGSLAKYEVLNTGHLGNTEAHDRFNEELTQVLESTRTPAEAVG is encoded by the coding sequence ATGCGTGCAATGCTGCCGTCTGCGTTGGGGAACCTCCCGGAACATATCCGGGGCTTGCTCGACGTACACCGCGCCAATCTGCGGAACCGTACCTATGCGACCGCGGCGTTGAACCCGCCTACCGTTGCGCATCAGGTCGTCCCCGTGACCACCGCCGACGGCGCCAAGCTGCGGGTGCACGCATACGGACCGGCCGACGGACAGGTGATCGTGCTCGTGCACGGCTGGACCTGCGCCATCGAATACTGGAACGCACAGATCAACGCCTTCGCGGGCGAGTACCGCGTGATCACCTATGACCAGCGCGGGCACGGAGAAAGCGAACTCGGTTCCAGCCCGCTGACCACCGATCTGCTCGCCGACGATCTGGCCGCTGTCCTCGCGGCCACTCTGCGTCGCGGCCGCAAGGCCGTGCTGGTCGGGCACAGCCTCGGCGGAATGACGCTGCAGGCCTGGGCCGGACGGTATCCCGAGCGGGTCGCCGAGCAGGCGCTCGCGGTGCTGCTGACCAATACCGCCCCGCACGGGCTGGTCGCAACTACCACGGTCGTGCCGTTGTTCAACCGACCGCTCCCGCTGCTGAAGCTCCGAATTCCCTTGCCCGCCTTCATCGGCCGCCTCGGACTCGGCACCCCCATCCTCTTCCCGCCGCTTGCTCCGGTGCGCTGGGTCTTCGCCAGGCAGATCATGACCCTCGCCGCCACCGACGACGAGATCGCCTTCAGCATGGCCATCGTGCGCTCCTGCCCAGCCCGCGTGCGCGCTGAGTTCGGCATCCTTCTCGCCGAGATGGACCTCGGCGAATCGGCACGAAACCTGGTGGTGCCCACAACCGTGCTCGCGGGCTCCCTCGACGACATGACACCACCCGCACACTCGGAGCTGATCGCCGAAATGCTCAGCGAAACAGGCAGCCTGGCCAAGTACGAGGTACTGAACACCGGCCATCTCGGCAACACCGAGGCCCACGACCGCTTCAACGAAGAACTAACCCAGGTTCTCGAATCCACCCGCACCCCAGCAGAAGCCGTAGGCTGA
- the deoC gene encoding deoxyribose-phosphate aldolase: MANSTSLTRAAVAAMIDHTLLAPEATTADVDALIAEARALGVYAICVSPSMLPVRAPGVAIATVAGFPSGKHHSLVKGAEARLSVEHGAAEVDMVIDVGAALAADYNAVLADIVTVREAMGERAVLKVIIESAALPDAAIVEVCRVAERAGANFVKTSTGFHPAGGASVHAVALMADTVGGRLGVKASGGIRTAEAAAELIAAGATRLGLSKSRAVLDGFPA, from the coding sequence ATGGCAAATTCCACGTCGCTGACCCGGGCCGCAGTGGCCGCCATGATCGATCACACCTTGCTCGCACCTGAGGCGACGACGGCCGATGTCGACGCACTCATCGCCGAAGCGCGTGCGCTCGGCGTGTATGCGATCTGTGTATCGCCGTCCATGCTGCCGGTGCGCGCACCGGGCGTGGCGATCGCGACGGTCGCCGGATTCCCTTCCGGCAAACACCATTCGCTGGTGAAAGGCGCGGAAGCTCGCCTTTCCGTCGAGCACGGTGCGGCCGAGGTGGACATGGTCATCGATGTCGGCGCGGCGCTTGCCGCTGACTACAACGCCGTCCTGGCCGACATCGTCACCGTCCGCGAGGCAATGGGCGAGCGGGCGGTGCTCAAGGTGATTATCGAATCTGCCGCATTGCCCGACGCCGCGATCGTGGAGGTCTGCCGCGTCGCCGAACGTGCGGGTGCGAACTTTGTGAAGACCTCCACCGGATTTCATCCTGCGGGCGGTGCGAGCGTGCACGCGGTCGCGTTGATGGCCGACACGGTCGGTGGGCGTCTCGGAGTGAAAGCGAGCGGTGGGATCCGGACCGCCGAAGCCGCAGCGGAACTGATCGCCGCGGGCGCGACACGGCTCGGGCTGTCCAAATCCCGTGCGGTGCTTGACGGTTTCCCCGCCTGA